Proteins from a genomic interval of Lolium perenne isolate Kyuss_39 chromosome 1, Kyuss_2.0, whole genome shotgun sequence:
- the LOC127309877 gene encoding F-box protein At5g07610 isoform X2 — translation MDDADPEEPSATTPALPDDLIVEEILVRLPPKVVLRFRAACRAWRSDTSTPMFLRSNYDHQVPLPLVFFSNCTKDPDTLDAIDVLAAAGAEYRRTLLAFGCGTLHASYEGLLLISHENARYTIYNPATRQGVSLAELTSARYALLYSSRSSDGGVECRILFCKGRPAMYHVLTVGSSAPPRRIHLPQGPKDFTKLMAAGYPSFQSPSIQFNGALHWLMGKSLVVFDKVVESFRSMRCPSALLDARLFEIDGTFGMSVRGARDTAVSVWVLQDYQAEAWTLRYSIDLAMVDRLRVKYDSRHMLLSNDGHLLVSSGAGSTTLILCDAQGTLIKDFSVNSWNPKVTGLSYKESIVRHSFFESKGKRRRPQASLFKRLRKDCLGGE, via the exons ATGGATGACGCTGACCCTGAGGAGCCGTCGGCCACCACCCCCGCCCTCCCCGATGACCTGATCGTGGAGGAGATCCTGGTACGGCTTCCGCCCAAGGTGGTCTTGCGCTTCCGCGCGGCTTGCCGCGCCTGGCGCAGCGACACCTCCACGCCGATGTTTCTCCGCTCCAACTACGACCACCAGGTCCCCCTTCCCCTCGTCTTCTTCTCCAACTGCACCAAGGACCCTGATACCCTCGACGCCATCGATGTCCTCGCGGCCGCGGGGGCCGAGTACCGGCGGACCCTCCTCGCGTTCGGTTGCGGTACGCTTCACGCCTCTTATGAAGGCCTCCTTCTCATCTCCCACGAAAACGCCCGCTACACCATCTACAACCCAGCCACGCGGCAGGGTGTCAGTCTTGCGGAGCTCACCAGCGCTCGATATGCTTTGCTCTACTCCTCACGCTCTTCCGATGGCGGCGTAGAGTGCCGCATTCTCTTCTGCAAAGGAAGACCTGCCATGTACCACGTCCTCACGGTGGGCTCCTCTGCACCGCCCAGGCGTATCCACCTGCCCCAGGGCCCCAAGGATTTCACCAAGCTGATGGCTGCAGGGTACCCTTCCTTCCAATCCCCATCGATTCAGTTCAATGGCGCATTGCACTGGTTAATGGGCAAGAGTCTGGTTGTTTTCGACAAGGTAGTGGAATCATTCAGATCCATGAGATGTCCTAGTGCCCTTCTAGATGCACGCTTGTTTGAGATCGATGGCACTTTTGGCATGAGCGTGCGGGGTGCACGAGACACAGCAGTGAGTGTCTGGGTATTGCAGGATTACCAGGCCGAGGCGTGGACACTCAGGTATTCTATCGACTTGGCAATGGTGGACAGACTTAGAGTAAAGTATGACTCACGGCACATGCTGCTGTCCAACGATGGCCATCTGCTAGTTTCTTCCGGTGCGGGTTCTACCACCCTTATTCTGTGTGACGCTCAGGGTACTTTGATCAAGGATTTCTCAGTCAATTCATGGAACCCAAAAGTCACGGGACTCTCGTATAAAGAAAGTATTGTCAGACATTCTTTCTTTGAGAGTAAGGGCAAACGTCGCAGGCCGCAGGCATCTTTATTCAAAAGGCTCCGAAAAG ATTGCTTGGGAGGTGAATAG
- the LOC127309877 gene encoding F-box protein At5g49610 isoform X1: MDDADPEEPSATTPALPDDLIVEEILVRLPPKVVLRFRAACRAWRSDTSTPMFLRSNYDHQVPLPLVFFSNCTKDPDTLDAIDVLAAAGAEYRRTLLAFGCGTLHASYEGLLLISHENARYTIYNPATRQGVSLAELTSARYALLYSSRSSDGGVECRILFCKGRPAMYHVLTVGSSAPPRRIHLPQGPKDFTKLMAAGYPSFQSPSIQFNGALHWLMGKSLVVFDKVVESFRSMRCPSALLDARLFEIDGTFGMSVRGARDTAVSVWVLQDYQAEAWTLRYSIDLAMVDRLRVKYDSRHMLLSNDGHLLVSSGAGSTTLILCDAQGTLIKDFSVNSWNPKVTGLSYKESIVRHSFFESKGKRRRPQASLFKRLRKGNPNFLLHTYPYDLGARFSTISHAVGFGRNCFILVLSILELWSRNDILRDAISFPYISIYLKLQKSGN, translated from the coding sequence ATGGATGACGCTGACCCTGAGGAGCCGTCGGCCACCACCCCCGCCCTCCCCGATGACCTGATCGTGGAGGAGATCCTGGTACGGCTTCCGCCCAAGGTGGTCTTGCGCTTCCGCGCGGCTTGCCGCGCCTGGCGCAGCGACACCTCCACGCCGATGTTTCTCCGCTCCAACTACGACCACCAGGTCCCCCTTCCCCTCGTCTTCTTCTCCAACTGCACCAAGGACCCTGATACCCTCGACGCCATCGATGTCCTCGCGGCCGCGGGGGCCGAGTACCGGCGGACCCTCCTCGCGTTCGGTTGCGGTACGCTTCACGCCTCTTATGAAGGCCTCCTTCTCATCTCCCACGAAAACGCCCGCTACACCATCTACAACCCAGCCACGCGGCAGGGTGTCAGTCTTGCGGAGCTCACCAGCGCTCGATATGCTTTGCTCTACTCCTCACGCTCTTCCGATGGCGGCGTAGAGTGCCGCATTCTCTTCTGCAAAGGAAGACCTGCCATGTACCACGTCCTCACGGTGGGCTCCTCTGCACCGCCCAGGCGTATCCACCTGCCCCAGGGCCCCAAGGATTTCACCAAGCTGATGGCTGCAGGGTACCCTTCCTTCCAATCCCCATCGATTCAGTTCAATGGCGCATTGCACTGGTTAATGGGCAAGAGTCTGGTTGTTTTCGACAAGGTAGTGGAATCATTCAGATCCATGAGATGTCCTAGTGCCCTTCTAGATGCACGCTTGTTTGAGATCGATGGCACTTTTGGCATGAGCGTGCGGGGTGCACGAGACACAGCAGTGAGTGTCTGGGTATTGCAGGATTACCAGGCCGAGGCGTGGACACTCAGGTATTCTATCGACTTGGCAATGGTGGACAGACTTAGAGTAAAGTATGACTCACGGCACATGCTGCTGTCCAACGATGGCCATCTGCTAGTTTCTTCCGGTGCGGGTTCTACCACCCTTATTCTGTGTGACGCTCAGGGTACTTTGATCAAGGATTTCTCAGTCAATTCATGGAACCCAAAAGTCACGGGACTCTCGTATAAAGAAAGTATTGTCAGACATTCTTTCTTTGAGAGTAAGGGCAAACGTCGCAGGCCGCAGGCATCTTTATTCAAAAGGCTCCGAAAAGGTAATCCAAATTTCTTGCTACATACATATCCGTATGATTTAGGAGCTAGATTTAGTACTATCAGCCACGCTGTTGGATTTGGAAGGAATTGTTTTATCCTTGTTTTGAGCATCTTGGAACTCTGGAGTAGAAACGACATCCTCAGAGATGCTATCAGCTTTCCATACATATCAATCTACCTCAAGCTGCAGAAGTCTGGTAACTAG